The region ATTCACaggttttacaaaaaaaatcactgtgtAATTAATAGGATATCAAAAACATACAGAATACCAAagctcaacaaaaaaaaaaaacaagggtaACAACTAAGAATCTCACCAAAGCTAGATTAAGCAGCAACAAAAGATCATAGCATATACTGGaatgaaacaaataataattctGGAAGTCGAGAAACAAAAATACACTTGCTATAGTATCGGGGATAAAGCTCAAGTTTATAAACATTGGCTGGTTCAAAGACATGGCAGGATACCAGACAATCTGTCAAAGGATAGGAATAGATGCAGACTTGAGGCCTCTTCGCATAGTAAAATCGAAACTAGACACCTTTGCGCCACCTTTGTTGGATAACGTCATCAGGTTAGGGAGTGATAGAAAGGTGCTTCCTTTCCAAAAATAGGAAAAGATTGATTCCACTTCTCTGACGTCATTGCACGACGGCAAGTGTTGGTAAAATCAATCTCTCTTGCGGACTTTCCCGGCAAAATATTAGCATAAGAATAACATGTAAAAGACATATActgattgttgtttttgtgcaagGATCAATAATGACTTTTTTCATCGATTTgcccagtggcgtagccaggaatttttccagtaggggcgcgcgcccacaagaagaaaaatcgaacatcacccacgccgttcgctgatcgctaaaacaacatccgggtccgggaggcaaacggtgaatggataacatcgcgcacatagaatagcccaagcacattcgcgcaagaccgaaaggaaaaaacggcatgaaaatgaagaatcgaaaaagctcgatttttttcaaccggggcgcagggagtcctaaccggggcgccgccccggcttggctacgccactggatTTGCCTATTCTCTAATACAAATTGTttataattgtattattttcttttttattagagGAGCCACACGTGTCCTTTTGCTTTGAACATACGAATATTTATTGGCCTCATTGGCTATCCACTTGTGCCAAAAGAACTTCATTACTATTTTAGAAAAGGAAAGGAAATTTCATAAGCAAAAGAGAATTAAAGAGGCACTATTTATACACAGGGAATGGACCAGAGGTGGAGAAGTCCCCATGTCGTGGAAAGACGAGAGCACAAAATAAAGGAgtaagaaacaaacaaatgatcAGGAATGACAAAAAATGAACTGACAAAGACCGAAAGTCACCAGGGAACTAAATCCAAACAAACCGAGAAGACAATGAGGAACACTTGGAAAAGACACGAGTGGCTAACGGAGCTGATTGgaagcagtggcgtagccaagccggggcggcgccccggttaggactccctgcgccccggttgaaaaaaatcgagctttttcgattcttcattttcatgccgtttttttctttcggtcttgcgcaaatgtgcttgcgctattctgtgtgcgcgatgttatccattcaccgtttgcctcccggacccggatgttgttttagcgatcagcgaacggcgtgggtgatgttcgattttttttcctgtgggcgcgcgcccttactggaaaaattcctggctacgccactgattggaagaaagaaagaaccgGGCTGTCGAGAACAGTCGCACACAAAAACCTAACGAGGAAAACAGGAAAAACGTGGCACACGGAGAATAGGACAAAACTAAATCGAATCAAAACCAAATCAACAAAACGGCAATTCATGACCTAAATGTCTATAATATATATTTCTTCAAGTGTATTTTCCCTGGGATTGACTGTCCACCGATTTTGATTGTATACTTTCTCAGCTGCACCACTGTGATGTTGAAAAGGAAATGATCGATATTTTCTTAATAACACAGTAACCACAGTAATTCAAAGGGAGTCTTCAGATTCCAGGGCTTTAATTTTTGTTCATAAAATTACAATACGTTAGTTGGTGAGAAGTCAACCTTTTTGAATGTGTCATTCACCTTATCGGACTGAGCTCATGTTGGGGATAAATGAAGTGGCACTGGGGTTTCGGCTGACGCCAGTCTCTATACTAGTGACGTTCAACCTAACAGAAGTTGATCGTGACAGGCGCATGGAAGAAAGACGGTTGAGAAAACCCTCCCCAGAGAAAAAGTAAAGCAGAGGGTCAAAGCATGAATTGGCTGCAGCGAGACACAACGTCACAACAACTGACTTTTGCATAACAATCCTTTCTGAACAGGAAGTGCCGTACAAGGAGTGTATGTGGATGGAGCGTTGCACATGATACGGCATGAAGCTAACTAAGAAGGTTAGTAGGACGATGACGATCATTCGAATGGCTTTAGGGCCCGTGTCGTGCTGACGTCTAGTCCCCGACGTGCGGGACAGTAGGGTGTGGATAATACCAGCATAGCAAAGCAGTATTATaaggaaggggaggaggaaaccaAGCACTAAAGACAAATTGTTCAACATGACTACTTTTGACACATCTTGCCCTATCGGAGGTTCAAAGCACTTTGTTTTATTGGTGGCGGGGTCAAATTTCTGGCCAAGCATCAGGAAGGGTGACGAGGCTAGACAGATAAAAATCCAAATGGCCACACACACCAGGCGTGCACGTTTCACTGTCACCATGAGTCGGTTCTGCACAGGGAATACAATGGCAAAGAAACGCGTCACAGACATGGCCGCCATGAAGTAAATGCTGCAGTACAGGTTGATATAGAAGGTGCAGGAGGTGATGCGGCATAGGAAGTCTCCCTGGTTCCACTGTCCCTTGTTGACGTAATACACAACCCGCATTGGCAGAGTGCTCACGCACAGCAGGTCGGACACAGCCAGATTGAGCATGTAGACTTGGAACGGAGAACTCGGTCGCGACGTTCCGATCAGCACCACCAATGCAAAGCCATTTCCGGACAGGCCTAACACCGTGATGAGGGAGTAGGATGTGGAATAAACCTGATTACGGAAGTCATCAATGGTGGGACACAGAGTAGAGTTGCTCTCTACACCGCGGATCTCATTAACTTGTTCCATCCGCAACTGCTGAGACGAGGACAAATCATAACGTTGAGTGTAAGACACCAAAAAATGTCACAGTTGACAGATTAGTTCACAGATTTTTCACCTGTCGTGCTGACAGTAGGAAACCCGAAAATCTGATTAACATGGACACCCTGTCAAATGGTAATTGTTCTATCAGAAAGATTAATTTTTCTAAAAATGTatctaaaagaaaaagaaaagactaaAATACTCaggacaaactttttttttggggtggatgACGAACCCTACTCAGATGAAGCGACTTTGTGCGCTAGTTACTAGAAACTGTAACAACAAAAATAtgctttgcaaagtttcttttTCAGCCAAACGTTAATCACGACAAAAAAGTTTGATACTCATTCTGAGAGTTTCACATACTAATGAGATTCATATGCACATgtatttgggggagcttcatgCAGCTAAAATTGCTCATCAATAataagattcttttttttttaaatctgatgCATTATAGAATTGCAAAACTTTTAAGTACcccaattttaaatattttttaaagtatTATTCATACAGTTATAGCCCCATTATTCGATGAGTTAAACATTCATGATTGCATTTCAAATGAAGGAATGCGTAAAGGAAATGTCTTCCATAATAAGAGCATTTCACTCGTGCATTTTTGACTTATTTTCCtgcaataaaaccaattttgctGAAGTATAACTGAATTTAAGTTGAATTTGAATGCTCACCAATAAGATTCCCTTACCGTGCTTGATCTTCACTTCAGTCTGATGCACAGTCTGCGAATGGCCGATCCTCTCTGCCTAATGTCAAAATCCCGATCGAAGGACGCTCCTGCAAGTGGCTGCTTCTGCAAGTGGCTGCTTCTGCAGTGTGTCATCTAGTATGAATGTCTCGAAGGTGGCAATTCttcactgttcatcatttctggTGATGTCATCGTCTGTAGGAAGACATAGTATCTGTGCTGACCTCCAGTGGTTTAACTACTCATGTTGGTGATGATAATGTGTGTAAATGCTGATGATGTTATCTGACAAGCCAATTATTGTATTCTAccacaaaatgtgaaatgacaaaaaatacaGGAAGATTATTTGCCCAACTTAACCCAATTCTATCACTACTCTGAAGGAAATGTGAAAATTTGAGACTAAAAAATACATTAGTAATTAAACCTCACATCCACAGAATGTTCGAGTCGTCCTGCTTAAGAAGAAATGGTCCATCAACTTTCCACAGTACTTTGTGTGAGTTGACAGGAAATCTTAGATGATTCTTACATAGAATCGGCAACATTCATTCAGCCTTGACAAAATGATCCATTAGGACCTGTAGAAATGACTAAAACGTATGCAGTAAACacgcgtgcacgcacgcacgcaggcacgcacgcacgcacgcacacacacacacacacacacacacacacacacacacacacacacacacacacacacacactcaaacattATCAACGTAATTAAAATCATTTTAACTTAGTAAACACAGTCATAGTCCACTGTCAGCGGCCTTCTATTGATCAGTTGCCTCTGGTGATGGAAGAGATTTATTTGAAATGTCAGAGTCTACTCTAATCTGTCTTCACTGATCACAGTAGTTGTGGAGTAAATGTGCACTTGGCTGGAATGGCATTTTTAGGCTCATTTCCCAGTTGCACCATATTGTTTTAATTGTGACACACTCATGCATGCCTACAATGAATACAGAAGAGTAATCTTTGCATACAACCGAATATTCCTAATTAAGATTATGGTGTCATGACATGACTCTTGGTAGAATGAATGCCAAAAGGTGACATTATTTTCCCCATTTCTTTCAGGGTAGGGGACATCTTCCAATAACCTAAACCTACAGCATTGTAATAATTTTTTACATGTGCTTTTTATACATGCGCCTTATTCATCTGAATTGCTTTGGCTTGGCTGTCCAAAAATCAGATGTTATCAATTTAGAAATACAACAGGTCCAAACAAGATGAAAACAAATAGATTCCTTTTAAGTGATAATAGAGGATGTTAATTTATTCCGCAGCATTTCCTTTGCAAGATGTTAATGGGTTTGCCTTGTGCTTAGCAAATCAAGTCCGGATGCCTCGGTGGAAATGAACAAACTCATTTTCGCAGTTGAAAAGCCTTTGTGGTGAAAGGGCGGCCGGCTGTTAATCATTTAGTTTTCATTTAGCAAACATGTTTACACCAAAAAACATGTAAAGTGAGAACCAtgcatttcattcattcatcacgcATGAATAAAACTTTTAAATGTCACATTTCTCGGAAGTTTATAATTCACCTTTTGGTGTGTAAGAACGTTAATTTTGTCTACTGATAACTTGCATTGAGTTGATTGTAGCAGGAAATGCTCCAGTTACAACACACTCAAGGGGTTGGTGAGCAAACGTGCATGTGACCCTatgcacaaaaacattttggtgACTCTCCCATCCTACTCTTACACTACAAAATATGTACACTTGTGGTGTTAGTACTCAAGTATTGTGAAATGTGTTGCTTTAGTGAAACGTTTGTCTTCTCAAGTCACATTTGATAATAAAAATCAGACTGATGGGTCAGGTCATTTATAGATCTGGCAAAAGTTAAATTGTCTAACAGACTGGGTAGGACAACGGGGTGCAGCACAAACTTTATTTGATTGAGAGAAAGGGAAGTAAGAGAAGGCAGGAGGGCAGGCAAGtaagcaagcaggcaggcagagaGGTGGGCAGGGAGGCAGGTAGACAGGCTTGTAGGAGAACAACGGGACAAGGCACACTTAAAAgcatttaattttctcaaaaaccgaagGAACAccttttaataaggtgcacCATTTTTGCGGACCgtattccaaaatctgtaaatgtTGTCTTGCTGCTGCCACACAGTGACTTATATGTCGACATTATGTATCGACCAAATGAACCAATCGGAGGACATTACGTTGTACATAAAATACGGCGGTTAACAAAACTGTACGTTATACATGGAGCATGTACCTCCGCTGTGAATGATAAATAAACACGATCGGTTTATGCAAAGCAAACAGCATTAGAGCGCTCAAAATTGGCGTCGACAAAGAGACATGCTCACGAGCCACAATTCAAGTTTTCTAGATAGGCGGGATCATTGCCAAAGAGCAACGCGACAACGACGAGGCAATGGCGAGAGGGATGTTTAATGGCGTACTTCCCGtaaatcatggcatgcatgcgctCTGTGTGGCTTAAGTACAGAATAGCCCTCGTAGTCCGGGCCTTTTAACCCGAAGCActttatggtgcggaaaatacggtaaggtACTGGTAGAGGTTAAGGTTGGTGGGCCGTATTCAAGAACAAAGAAATCATTATGTGGCCCTCGAGCCATACTTTGCCCACCACGTCTTCAGAGACGTATTTGTTCCTAGAAAATAGGGTTGAATTTCAACCTTTGAGGTTCCACTGTTCCAGTGTTGTGCATCGGCACTAATGTCAATGATAATTTGTTTTGGGCAATTTTGAGCATCAGGACATGTGAGTGGGTACAGAAAAGTTAATATTGTATCTGCAAAATCTATTGAGGTTTGTGTTATAGGTCAtctgtatttttttctaaaGGCTATGTTGATAATAGGCTCCATACGGAAGGTGACCACAGCGgttgtatttgtgtttgtgctGCAATTTGTTATAACCTGGCAAGTAACAGCCATATGCAATGCTGAAAAATTGCTAAAGTTTTCAACACATCTTATGTACAGTATGTGTATAGTATATGTGGTGGTGAGGAATGTGCTCTTGAAGTCTTGTGTTTACGGGATGTTAGTGAGCACTTTTGATCTAGCGGCAACAACTCCATACATGGAAGTCTGAACAACTTTTGATCTCATCTGTTAGGACTTCTTTTACTCCTTGTTGCAAAATGTTAATATCTTCCGTTAGTATATCACATTCACTCAGAATTGGTGAGTGCAAATTTCAAAAGGTTTAGTGAAGTGAAGCCAGATAGTAAATGCCTGGATGGCCTGCTGACAGTGAAATCTGCAGAGAAACATTTTTAATGTTTCACGTAATGTGCAAAGCATGTAAGCAACGCTCTGCTGATGAAGATGTTTATATAGGTCAAATGCTCTTGGCTCAGAAGTTTAATGGCCCGATGATAAAAACACAGTAAACATTTGCGATTTCTTGGTTTCCTGTTTTCCAGTGTGCTACAAGATACAAAGCAATGCTTCCAGTAGGGAACAACAGTAAGTTATCAAATACTAAcacttctcatttttccccaatacgtttttttttggttttctcttgggAGTTAAGATCAGAGGATGTTGAGAAAAATTGGCAATTTTgcacatgtgaagccctttgagacttgtctgtgCTTTAGGACTATATCAGTGCttcttaaccttgttgaaggtaccgaaccccaccagtttcatatgcgcattcaccaaaccccactagtgaaaaataaaattattgttttcaaattcaagacagatgATTTTTATATCACCTTGTTTTAAGAacaaaaaccaacacaatgcatgaattcacaacaaataacatacctgcaaatcagtgtaccttctgctgttgcctttacgagaccagttcagatatgcatcATCACGGATTTACACGATAATCAGCTGTTCGGATTTCCGTAGTGGAGGCTctaccgaacccctgagaccgactcactaACCCCTaaggttcgatcgaacccaggttaagaacaaCTGATCTACACATATCTACGATGCACCTTGCCCAAATGCGATGCCAAAATGTTCATTGATGAGGTGGGtgggtcaagaaaaaaaatgcacatcaAACAACTTCTGGTGCTCATTTGAAGACAACCCCCAAAATTTATGTGCAcccctgactgactgactgactgactgactgtatATGTTGAAAATGCATCAGTAATGAAACACACACCATGACCATCAATGGGACATCAATTCCATATGTTGAGAGAAAATATTATAGTGAGTGCATTTCCATGTGCACGGAACATTTGTTCATACGCTCAAAAAAAACACCTTGTGGCCTGGCTTACACATGCACTCTAAACTAAATGAATGTTGGCCGTCACAAACCGCAAATGTATTGCACACAAGCACAATCTAATCAGAGAGGTTTCTCATGATCTGATATTGTCAAGGGTCTAAGCCTATTTCATGCACAACTGCAGTCTTTGTGCAAGATTAAATGGGTTTACATGGAGAGTTGTTTGTCAATTTGATTGGAATCATTCTGCATATAGATCTCCGGTCACGTGTTTACATGTTATGTGATCTGTTAAAAGCTCCACTCTGTTAATCAGATCAGCCTTGTTACTGCCATGTGACACGGGCAGATCGATGTAAGCATTACATGATTTATCAAGATAGAGTTCATTTGTCCATTAATTATGATAGTTTTAACGATGGAGCCTGTCTTAGatgactttgggcagtaggcgggggatacCCTGAGCCGACTGTCAGACAATTGCAGGGtacacaaacaaccatccagcacacaatcacacctacgCGCACTTTAaagtggtcaatcggcctaccatgcatgattTTAGGAATGTGTGAGGAAACCGGAGCACCTGGGAGAGGGCACGGGCAGAACATGCAAATGCAGCCGGAATTCAACACTGCACTGCtggactgtgaggcggacatgcttaCCAGTGCTCCACTGTGCTGCCACACACACCATATTATAATCTGCTAAATTTGTCACCAGGTATAATAAAATAAGAAGACATCAGGCCAATGGCCTGAGGCCATCATATCAAAATTATTAGTATctgttaggggtgtaaatcgcgggttttgtcacgatacgatataatatcgaaacaaagaactacgatacgatatttgccgatatcttaaagcctgctgcgattcattcacgatatatcgcgatatagtgctctacgatctatttttttttttttttaaattaataaaaaatatagaacaatatcctgatttataacaatttgtacgcaaaatcaacaaggtactgcaaactttttatttaggaaactacaagagtattgtagtatacaaagtgcttaccgtttttttccgtgtatagtgcgcaaaatttaactaatttattgtcctaaaatctggggtgcgcattatacatgggtacaaaaattttaaaatttttcttttttttttttttaaagaaagtcatggtacaacaaaaccaacaacaggactgaccgacaaagtcgtggaacaaaaagacagggtgacattaccaaagacaggaacagaaaccacatcatgacagtaacacatgcaatgatccgacggtgagcgaggggcagacaggacttaaatacaaaacacgttacatcgattgaggggacacaggaagagaggggcgacgcgaacagaaactatggcaacctagacacatagcaaaactggggacgagacatgacaaatctcccccaaaataaaacttgaaatcacctttcttcttgtttgttgtcaatcgcgcatcgcattcagccatcctgcccaacacacttagtaaaattcataattgacgacacatcgtttgatgcgatggtgcaatccttgatggtgtgttattgtcaaatattgtttgttttttaatctccatcgcggaccggacgtcatacggaggccgccattacagatgcgcagaacggatgcgcaagacacgtcagctatataaagagcgagagttgttttcttcctatagtttcaattcacagtttaattagcagtttcaatcagcaaataacaaaatgcgtattacatgtaatattttatttcacaacactttgccttgttcctttcgtctctgctgttcacttcaaacacactccatacgaccgcaatgctctcgtatcagacgcttgctcgatcacctgctcgttggctgtctgtcacaatgtaccctacacaaatgcaaaacatttgttgcggctccgagtcacgacgaggggcaagttttggtttccaagggtgtttttattcctcttcaacgtctctcccatacagagccgcctttttcacgtagtgcgcccccatgtatagtacgcaccctaagaatggcatgctgatgctggaaaaaagcttgtacccatgtataatacgcacccaatttttatgatttttttttaaaaaaatttttaattttcttttttttttttaagtcccaatgattgtcatacacgcagggaggcaatgggtcccatttttatagtctttggtatggtcttaactaggctggatgtaattttttttgttggcgttgatttctccgactgcccgtaaacgcaccaccgcgctccgtgtgcgcacgggaaagaggcgaaCTTAGtaaatggctcgttggtctagtcgtatgattctcgctgcGGGTGCACGAGGTCCTGGGTTCAATTCCCTGACGAGCCCTCGTTTACTGGCcatcttccccatttacttgagccattgtccGACCTTCGGCCTTGCcttctcttgtacattgtcccataagaatccatgtgacaactaataaTTTAGGACTttagtacatggctcgttggtctaggtctagattctcgcttagggtgcgagagggcccgggttcaaatccctgATGAGCCCTTGTTTGTTGgttgtcttccccatttactcgagctaTGGTCCAACCGTGGCTCTTGGCCTTTCATTGTCCcgtgacgacccatgtgacatctaacaatttcacaaCTTAGTATATGGCTTGTTGGTCTAGTTGTATGATTCTAGCTT is a window of Syngnathus typhle isolate RoL2023-S1 ecotype Sweden linkage group LG1, RoL_Styp_1.0, whole genome shotgun sequence DNA encoding:
- the cysltr1 gene encoding cysteinyl leukotriene receptor 1; amino-acid sequence: MEQVNEIRGVESNSTLCPTIDDFRNQVYSTSYSLITVLGLSGNGFALVVLIGTSRPSSPFQVYMLNLAVSDLLCVSTLPMRVVYYVNKGQWNQGDFLCRITSCTFYINLYCSIYFMAAMSVTRFFAIVFPVQNRLMVTVKRARLVCVAIWIFICLASSPFLMLGQKFDPATNKTKCFEPPIGQDVSKVVMLNNLSLVLGFLLPFLIILLCYAGIIHTLLSRTSGTRRQHDTGPKAIRMIVIVLLTFLVSFMPYHVQRSIHIHSLYGTSCSERIVMQKSVVVTLCLAAANSCFDPLLYFFSGEGFLNRLSSMRLSRSTSVRLNVTSIETGVSRNPSATSFIPNMSSVR